A region of Ornithodoros turicata isolate Travis chromosome 5, ASM3712646v1, whole genome shotgun sequence DNA encodes the following proteins:
- the LOC135396079 gene encoding uncharacterized protein LOC135396079 isoform X3: MFSHRCNSEGHSPLTYMDLSDVQGEMLSRCLCCSVKNRRPIQDVPPPPTWQPYSHMNEAGHPDPEFPIGSPTQSAKYTTMQWQTREMNERLLQPVGQSAQLSQSQRIRQPDAQTSQYAVRIPSRNQPDEWPLPRTAAVYILHMMPTSCSGADALHIGHRS; this comes from the exons ATGTTCAGTCACAGGTGCAATTCTGAAGGACACTCTCCACTAACATACATGGACTTGAGCGACGTTCAAG gagaaATGCTGTCACGCTGTCTCTGCTGCAGCGTCAAAAATCGCAGACCAATCCAAGATGTGCCGCCTCCACCTACTTGGCAACCTTATTCTCACA TGAATGAAGCTGGGCATCCGGACCCTGAATTTCCCATCGGG AGTCCCACACAGTCCGCCAAGTATACAACGATGCAATGGCAGACGAGGGAAATGAATGAGCGTCTACTTCAGCCAGTGGGGCAGTCAGCCCAGCTGTCTCAGTCCCAGCGAATAAGGCAACCAGACGCACAAACTTCACAGTATG CTGTGCGTATCCCAAGCAGAAATCAACCAGATGAGTGGCCCCTTCCCCGTACTGCTGCAGTGTATATCCTGCACATG ATGCCAACATCTTGCAGCGGAGCAGATGCTTTGCACATCGGTCACAG GTCTTAG
- the LOC135396079 gene encoding uncharacterized protein LOC135396079 isoform X1, with protein MLSRCLCCSVKNRRPIQDVPPPPTWQPYSHMNEAGHPDPEFPIGSPTQSAKYTTMQWQTREMNERLLQPVGQSAQLSQSQRIRQPDAQTSQYAVRIPSRNQPDEWPLPRTAAVYILHMILCVSSWCSYRVPTSPFFFFFIPFMLHIFPNP; from the exons ATGCTGTCACGCTGTCTCTGCTGCAGCGTCAAAAATCGCAGACCAATCCAAGATGTGCCGCCTCCACCTACTTGGCAACCTTATTCTCACA TGAATGAAGCTGGGCATCCGGACCCTGAATTTCCCATCGGG AGTCCCACACAGTCCGCCAAGTATACAACGATGCAATGGCAGACGAGGGAAATGAATGAGCGTCTACTTCAGCCAGTGGGGCAGTCAGCCCAGCTGTCTCAGTCCCAGCGAATAAGGCAACCAGACGCACAAACTTCACAGTATG CTGTGCGTATCCCAAGCAGAAATCAACCAGATGAGTGGCCCCTTCCCCGTACTGCTGCAGTGTATATCCTGCACATG ATATTGTGCGTGAGTAGCTGGTGCTCTTATCGAGTGCCtacatctccatttttcttctttttcattccattcatgttGCACATATTTCCAAATCCGTAA
- the LOC135396079 gene encoding uncharacterized protein LOC135396079 isoform X2 gives MFSHRCNSEGHSPLTYMDLSDVQGEMLSRCLCCSVKNRRPIQDVPPPPTWQPYSHMNEAGHPDPEFPIGSPTQSAKYTTMQWQTREMNERLLQPVGQSAQLSQSQRIRQPDAQTSQYAVRIPSRNQPDEWPLPRTAAVYILHMILCVSSWCSYRVPTSPFFFFFIPFMLHIFPNP, from the exons ATGTTCAGTCACAGGTGCAATTCTGAAGGACACTCTCCACTAACATACATGGACTTGAGCGACGTTCAAG gagaaATGCTGTCACGCTGTCTCTGCTGCAGCGTCAAAAATCGCAGACCAATCCAAGATGTGCCGCCTCCACCTACTTGGCAACCTTATTCTCACA TGAATGAAGCTGGGCATCCGGACCCTGAATTTCCCATCGGG AGTCCCACACAGTCCGCCAAGTATACAACGATGCAATGGCAGACGAGGGAAATGAATGAGCGTCTACTTCAGCCAGTGGGGCAGTCAGCCCAGCTGTCTCAGTCCCAGCGAATAAGGCAACCAGACGCACAAACTTCACAGTATG CTGTGCGTATCCCAAGCAGAAATCAACCAGATGAGTGGCCCCTTCCCCGTACTGCTGCAGTGTATATCCTGCACATG ATATTGTGCGTGAGTAGCTGGTGCTCTTATCGAGTGCCtacatctccatttttcttctttttcattccattcatgttGCACATATTTCCAAATCCGTAA